The genomic window TTAGGAGAAATAAAACGTTGACCACCTGGATAACCAGTATAAGAAACATATTGCTTTTCGCTGAATTTGTTTCCTGTCAATTTAACCTTGTCTGCATTAATAACGATAACGTTATCTCCGCAGTCTACGTGTGGGGTGTACTCAGGCTTGTTTTTACCACGGATGATCATAGCGATCTTCGATGACAAGCGCCCCAAAATCTCGCCTTGCGCATCAACAACAATCCACTGTTTGTTAACAGTTTTCGCATTGGCCGAGACAGTTTTGTAACTTAACGTATTCACTTGCTTGTATTTAATTTATTAAACAATTTATTATTCCCATTAAATTTGGGACTGCAAAGATAGATAGAATACTTTTATTATCAAATAGTTGGTTGAAAAAAGTTTTGCGTTTTTACCTGGCGATCGTCATGCTGAATTTATTTCAGCATCTAATAGACTATATTTTTTTTGAGGTTGTGAAAAGCAAAGCCGGAAATTCTTGGGGTAGTTCCAGTCGGGCTTTACGCTAAATCTTTTTTGTTTTTTAAGCTTTGACAAATTTCTTATCTCAGTGCTATTAATTTGTCATGGCAAAAAACAAAAGAGGATATCGCTGCAATCCCGTTTAAGAATCCGGGCTAGTACAATTATTAAAGTTAAGGGTAAAGTGCATAAATATTTAAATCTCTTATAAATCATCAGGCATATAGCCAATCCTTTTTCTTGGTCCAATTTTCTTATCGATGAGTCTATCCAAGTAGGTAAAAACCAACTCGATGTTTTTATCATGATTATTCAGCGTCTTTTTAATCTCTTCGATTTCAAGTTTGAGCTCGCCATTATCAACAATAAATTGACGGATACGGGAGAAAATCCTTACAATTTGAATATTCACCTGAATCGCTTGCTTACTATTTAATACACTCGAAAGCATCAGTATGCCATGTTCGGTAAAAACAAACGGGAGTTTTCTTCTTCCTCCCCAACTTGAAGTCGCAAATTGCGACTTCAAGTTTAACCATTCCTCATCAGTAAGTTGAAACATGAAATCTTCGGGAAATCTATCTGGATTTCTGCCAACTTGCTCATTGAGGCGTTTAGTCTCTACGCCATAAAGCTCCGCCAGGTCGCTATCGAGCATCACTTTAAGACCTCTTAGCTCGTAAATTTTATTAACTACAATATTGTCAGGGATGATAGGAAGCACTTGTTTAGCTGTCATATCATTTTGGATTTGAATTGAAGATACAAAAAAAATAGATTCTTTAAACCAAAATAGAATCTATAATCTTTTTGATCTTTTCTTCCCGCTCTTTATAATTACCAGTGACTCTGAATATAGTTTATTCCACGTTTCTCAAGTTCTGCCTTAAAAAGCTTAAACATTTCCTTGCGCCTGTCTCCAAAATCGCGGAGGTGATCCGCTACCCATTCTACATTAATATCTAGCAGAAAATATAAGTCGTATTTGATTTCATTTTCAAGATCGTTTAGGATATCCGGAATCTCATTTAAATAATATCGCGAGTATATCTTTGTAGTAATTAAATCAGTATCACAAAAAATGATCTTATTCGCAACATTGGTTTTTTCTTTTACCCTTTCCGTTTGTGCTGTCCCGATTTTGATAATGTCATCAATGGTAATATCGTTCGAGGTAATTAATTCGCGCGCAACTTCTGGTACAAAAGCAGTATGGTAATGCAAAGCCATTTTCTCAGCCATAGTCGATTTTCCTGTACTCTCTGGTCCGTAGAAACAAATCTTCTTTACAAAATATGGCCGGACTTCTTTTGGAATAAATTCCCAATATTGAAACGGATGGTTTCTGATTAGGGTTGCTGAAACGGGGATGGATTTTCTCGCCTCGTCAAATAAAATGTGTTCCGCTTGTAAATTGAAGGCAAATGGTGCTCCATAAAACTCGGAGCTAAAAAGAATATCAATCTTTGGATATACCTCCCGCATCCTGATCGCCCAAGTATTTGTCCTTTCATTCAATGGCAAAGTTTCATCATCAAAATCATCAGCAATAATGGCTGGCTTGATGCCTGGTCGATCCTTAAAAATCTCTTTGATCCATTCAAAACGTAAAACCGGATCAATCTTGTCGCCAGGAGTGAAACTCATTGATAAAATCAGCTCATCGCACTGCGAAGCTGCAAAATCAATAAGTGCGATATGCCCATTATGAATAGGCATAAATTTGCCAATCACTAAACCTCTTTTCATGCCGTTTTAGCGTAGCTTCTATATTCTTTTATCCAATGCCACAATGCAAAAGCAGCAATAATAGTGAAGATAAAATATTCTACCCCCATAAACTTGATGCCTTTTAAAAAGTACAGGTAAGTAGCCACTACATCGATGAGCAGCCAGATAATCCAACATTCTACTCTTTTTTGGATCATTAGAAAAGTTGTAATTACACTCATTACAAAAATAAATGAATCGACAAAAGGATAAGCACTTGGCAGGTTGAAGAGTAGTGGAAGCCAATTGTGAAGTTGACTGGCCAGGGTACCCATCAGCAATGTGCCAACAGTACCTATCGCCAGTAAGATTAAAAACTGCCTTACAGGCATAAAACTAATTTTAAGCTCTTTGTTTTTGTCTTCTTCTTCCGGTTTTGGATTTGTCCATCGCCACCAGCCCATAATGTTGGTTATAAAAAAGAAAGCCATCAAAAACATATCGGGGTAAAGCTGGTTTTGGTAATATAAAAAGGCTGATAAAAATACATTAACAATGCCAGCAGGCCAGCTCCAAACGCTGGCTTTTGCTGAAAGAATAACTGAAATAATCCCCGTAATTACCGCGAAGAATTCCAGATAGCTCATTTTATATTCAAGAACTGTGAAAAATATACTTTTGGCATCGAAAAAATCCATCTTTTCTTTTTTGAAAATCTACAAAATGCTAATGTAAATAATTTATTTGCGGCTCTTGGTTTTCTGTTCGCAAACAATCCAAAAATATAGCTGTTATAAGAATATCCATTGGCTGATCGCCGTATTTATTAACCACAAATTTAGTTTATGCAGTATATCGACCAGATTTTCGGTTATCCAATTCCTTTGTTTTTTAAGAACCTTATTATTGGATTAATAGCGGTATCTCTTGGTGTTTTAATCAAGTTTATCATTCACAAAACTTTCATCCTGCTTTCGCGTTGGTGGGATTTTATCATTATAAAATCGACAGTAAGGCATTTGAGGAGACCTGTAGCTATTTTTATCCCCTTATTGTTCCTTAACTTCTCGTTAACGCTGATGGAGATGACGCCAACATATCGTCTTCCAATAACAAAAATATTAGAAATTGCCTTAACGATTACTTTTGCGCTTATTTTGGTGAGAACAATTAACGTTTTGGAAGATTATTTCTACCTAAAATATGATCTAAACAAAGAAAATAACCTAAAAGAACGTAAAATCAGAACACAATTGCAGTTTGTTCGAAAATTTATTGTTTCACTTATTTTTTTAATTACCGCTGCTATTATTTTATTGAGTTTTGAAAGTATGCGCAAAATCGGGGCTGGGCTGCTTACCGGGGTTGGCATCGGCGGAATTATCATCGGCTTTGCCGCGCAGAAATCGCTCGGGAATTTATTGGCGGGCTTTCAGATTGCCTTTACTCAACCGATCAGGATTGATGATGTTTTAATTGTGGAAGGCGAATGGGGTAAGGTAGAGGAGATCACCTTAACCTATGTGGTGGTTAATATCTGGGATCAACGGCGGTTAATCTTGCCGATTACCTATTTCATCGAAAAGCCTTTTCAAAACTGGACCCGTGTTTCTGCTGATCTGCTTGGAACGGTTTTTTTATACCTGGATTATACAATCCCGATTGAACCGATGCGACAAGAATTATCCAGGTTATTGAATGTTAACCCACTTTGGGACAAACGCGTAAATGTGGTACAGGTTACCGATAGTACAAAAGATGGTGTCATTGAAGTCCGATTTCTGATGAGCGCTTCAAATTCTTCAAGGGCTTTCGATTTGCGCTGCCATGTAAGGGAAGCTATGATTTCGTTTATTCAAAGAAATTATCCTGAAAGCTTACCGAAGAAAAGACTAGAATTTGAGAAACAGTGATTTATACATGTCATACTGAGCCTGTCGAAGACTCCGACAGGCTCAGTATGACAATCGATGGAAATTATTTAAACATCCCTTTCAGCTTTGCTAATTTTTCCTGCAGATCGCCATCAGCGTCTTTTGGCTCATTACGTGGCTTGAAATTGGATTTACTGTTATTCTGTTTAAAATCTTGTTTCGGTTTATGCTCCTTAGTCTCCCGACTCCTGGCTTCCGACTTCGGACTAGCTTCAGTTTTCATCGATAGTGAAATCCTTTTGCGTGCTGCATCAACTTCCATTACCGTAACTTCGACCTTTTGATGTACTTTAACCACATCATTCGGGTTAGCCACAAAACGGTTAGCCAGCTGACTGGTGTGAACCAAACCATCCTGGTGTACGCCAATATCAACAAAGGCACCGAAATTGGTGATGTTGGTTACAATTCCAGGGAGCTTCATGCCCACTCTTAAATCTGAAACCTCATTCACGCCATCGGTAAAGCTAAAAGCTTCAAACTGTTCACGTGGATCGCGACCAGGTTTAGCCAGTTCTTTTAAAATATCCGTTAATGTTGGTAAGCCAATTTCTTCGGTTACATATTGCTGAGGTTTAATCTGTTTTTGCAGTTGCGTATCTTTCATTAAAGCGGAAACGGTAGTGCCAAGATCTTTTGCCATTTTATCTACTACGGCATAACGCTCAGGGTGTACACCACTGGTATCCAAAACATTTTCTGCATTGCGGATGCGCAGGAAGCCTGCTGCCTGCTCGTAGGCTTTATCGCCCAAACGAGGTACTTTTTTCAAACTTTCACGGTTTTTAAAAGCACCATGCGTATTTCTGTAGTCTACAATATTTTGTGCTAAAGTTGGACCTAAGCCAGAAACATAGGCTAAGATCTGTTTTGAGGCCGTGTTTAATTCTACACCCACAGCATTTACCGCACTGATTACCGTATCATCCAAACTTGCCTGTAACTTATTCTGATCAACATCATGTTGGTACTGACCAACACCGATAGATTTTGGATCTATTTTTACCAATTCTGCCAATGGATCCATTAAACGGCGACCGATAGAAACCGCTCCACGTACGGTAATATCCTGCGTAGGGAATTCTTCTCTGGCCACTTCCGAAGCCGAATAAATCGAAGCGCCGCTTTCGTTAACCATTACAATAGTGATGTGCGGTAAATTCAACGCACGTACAAAAGCTTCTGTTTCTCTTCCTGCAGTACCGTTACCAATGGCAATGGCTTCAACATTATGTCTTTCACAAAGCTGTTGGATAGTAAATTCGGCATTTTTCACATTCCCTTGTCCGGTATGCGGATAAATGGCTGTATTCTCTAATAATTGACCTTGTTTATCTAAACAAACCACTTTACAGCCGGTGCGGAAACCGGGATCGATAGCCAGTACATTTTTTTGTCCCATTGGGGCTGCCAATAATAATTGGCGTGCATTTTCGGCAAAAACCCGGATAGCTTCTTCGTCCGCCTTTTGTTTGGTAAATACACGAAGTTCGGTTTCCATGGCTGGTTCCAGCAAACGTTTGTAGCCATCTTCTAAAGCCTGTTGAACCTGCTTTGAAGCGGCGTTATTGCCTAAAATAAACTGGTTCTCTAAAATAGCAATGGCATCTTCTACTGGTGGAAGGGCGTCTAATCTCAAAATCAGTTCCTTCTCACCACGGCGCATAGCCAGAACACGGTGTGATGCAGCTGTTTTAACCGGTTCACTCCATTCGAAGTAATCTTTATATTTAATGCCCTCTTCTTCTTTTCCTTTGATCACCTCTGATTTAAAAACAGCTTTTTCCTGAAAATAAGTGCGCATTTTGGTCCGCGCCTCCACGTTTTCAGAAATCATTTCGGCAATGATATCCCTTGCACCTGCTAAAGCTTCGTCAAGTGAATTTACACCTTTCTCAGCATCGATAAATTTATCAGCTGATGCCTCTAAATCAAAAGTATTTTGCTCAAATATCTGCAAGGCCAAAGGTTCTAATCCTTTTTCTTTTGCAACTGATGCACGTGTTTTACGTTTAGGTTTAAACGGCAGGTAAATATCTTCTAAAAGTGAAATGGTTTCAGCTTCGTTGATCTTTTTTTCCAGTTCGGGGGTTAACTTGCCAAGCTCGGTCATCGATTTCAAAATCGCTTCCCTGCGCTTGTCTAAATCGCGTAACTGCAAAACCCGATCACGGATTGCAGCTACTTCAACCTCATCTAAACTGCCTGTGGCCTCTTTACGGTAACGCGAAATAAAGGGTACAGTTGCACCTTCATCTAACAGATTTATGGTTGCTGTTACTTGTTTTTCTGCAACTTTTAATTCGGCTGCAATTATTTTATGGTGGGTTAACATATCCTAAAGGTAAAAATTAAAGGAAGCAAAGCTAATCAGGATTTGCGGGATTTCAGGATTTTTAAAATGAAGTTTTCCACCGAAATTTGTGAGTAAGTTTTAAAAAATGGCAGATATATTTATCAACGATCGACTGATTTGCCATTTATGATCAGCCAACTGTTTGGAAAAAGTTTTAAAATCCGCTGTGTTTCCACTTCAGTAATTTTCCCATCTAAATTTAAGCTTCTGATCTTGATTTTACTAAGTTCATCAGGGATCACAATATTTTTAGTGAATTTAATCCTAAGTGAACCAATACTTTCCAACTTATATAAGGCTTTCGGGATTTCATTGATATTGCTCATGGAAAGATCATCGGCATGGGTTTTATTGTCGAAAACAGAAGTTTCAGAAGGAGCACTGTTTTTATTGATGATCGCCCAACTCATTTCCGGTTTCATAGTGAAATCTTTGTTGTTTTGGGATAAACCGATAAAACCCGCCCAGATTTCCATGTTGTGTTTTGTATGAGCTTGTGCATCTTCCAGAATAAAAGGAACTTTTACAATTTCCGAAGCCAGATTGTTTACACTGGTAATTGGTTTTAAACCTGTTTTATTTCCTTCTTTGGTATAAGGGAAAAACTTTACAATCCATCCATCGATTGTGTTTACGGTTCCGTATTTCTTTTCGGTATGGTATTTTACCATGTTCATCCAGAAATCCTTATTTACTTTTCCTTTTTTTGCGGCAATAATTTCTTCGAGAATCGGGATGAGCTCATTTGTCCACCACTCTAATTTATACTGAGAGAGATGTTTTGTTTTCTCCAGTATTTTTTTCCAGTCTTGGGTGGTACCTTCTATGGTAATTTTCGGAATTCCACAACCAATCATAATCACCTTAAATTCGAAATAAGATTTTACAACTTCCATAATCGTAACCTGGCTCACAATCTTGGAGGTGGGGGTGGTGGTGGTAAAATCGGAAGTTAAAATGCCGACCAATTTTTTGCCGGTATAATCGTTAATCTGCTCGTTAAACTGAGGGAAAATTGAAGCCCAATCGGATTTGGGATCACCAAGCTGAATTTTATTTGAAATAATAGTCAAGGTTTTTCTACCTTCAAAGTTTACCATCTTCGACCTGAGTTCTTCTGCATTTTGAGTGATATGCCGGGCAAAACCCTGGCTGATCAATAACCAGAAAATATCGGGAGAAATCACAAATGGCCTGTGATCTATATATGAATTTAAAATGCCCGTTAGGAAAGGGTGCTCACCATAATAAACCAAACTGTCGGGTAGATTTTCAACATTTCTTTCTACATCTGCTTTCAACACTTTGAGTATTTCCGAAGTAGGAACGACAGGAATAAGTTTTGCTGGTTTCGAAAGTGTTTCAATTTCTACAACTGTTGTTTTCTGGCAAAATGATTTGGTAGAGATAAAGAGGACTAGGAGTAAAAGTATTTTTTTCATCTGTTTGGCGTCGGTTTAGTAAGGTTTTACTAAACGGATGCTTTTTTGAATTGTTTTCCATAATTATGCCTCTATTTTTCCCAGATAGGAAGCCAGGAATATTATGATTTTTTCTTTTTAACTTTCTCTAAATCTCTTTCTGCTTTAAACCTGGTGATCCTCGTAATCAGATCTAGCGGTAAAGGTTTGTCTAAAGGAAACTGTACCGCTCCTTTGCTCCATTTATACTGGGTAAATTCTTCTTTAAATGCTTCAATTCCTGAGCCAGTTGGGTAAAAGCCAATGTGTTTGGCATAACCAGCAAAATAAACCAGCACCGTGTTTTGTTTAAAGGCGGGCATCCCATAACTGATTACTTCCTTGGCTTCTGGTACGGCTTTGTGTATAGTTTCACGGATTTGCTGTAATAGCTTTTGCGTTTTTATTGGGAAATTAGCAATGTATTGATCAATGTTTTCTGGTTTGGGCTGTTCCATGGTCGATGGTTTTGTAAGCTGAATTTACAAAATTTCTTAAAAACCTATTCGCTGATCTGAATATCGTATTTCTGTAAAAGGCCTGCGATGCCCGATTTTGAGAATCTTGCTTTTTTAAGCCTATTGTTATCCGGATCGATGGAATAGTTGTATGCGGTCCTAAAGTCTGCTTTTTCGATAATGGTCCTATCAAAAGTTGCGTTTAATAAATCGCAGTTATCGAGTACTGCGTTGGTTAAGTCGCACTCGGAAAAATCTACCTCGTGCAATTGTGAATTTTTGAAGTTCGTTTTCTTAAGCTTCAGTTTGTAGAAAGAGGAATGGTCTAGTTTACAATTACCGAAAGAGAATGCCAACCCAAAATCATTGCAGTTTTCGAACCTTAATCCGAGCATTTTACAGTCTTGAAAGTTTACATCAACAAATGAGGTTTTGGTAAGGTTTGCCAGACTTAAGTTACAGGAGATAAATTCGCAGTCTAAAAGCTTAACGCCGCTTAAATCTGAACTGGAGAAATCACAATTGATGAATTTACAGTTTTCGTATTCTGCTTTTGGGAGTACCCGTAAGGTAAAATCGGCTTTTTCGAAGTTTTGATCGGCTATGTATCCGGACATGGAAAGATTTTCTTTGTGCAACGAATATAAAAATTATCACGTATTTTTTTTGCTTTGAGCAGGAAACTAAATTGTGTTTCTTATACATGCCATGGTTCACTAAACCTGACAGAAATGGAAATACTTTTTGGTATGCCCTACAGGAAAGATTGCTTCATCGCCCCTCCTCGCAATGACGATAAATGGAGTAGGTAACCAGCCAAAAAGATTGTAATGAATGGCGGGGCTGATGAAACCGAAGGATTACTGAACATAAATTTTCGAATATTTGCCACAGAAACACAGAGGACACGGAAAAGAGGAAATAAAAAAATTCCCCCAAATTGCTTTGGAGGATTTATATGTTTTGGTCTTCAACTATGCTCAGACTGACAATTTTATTTTTTAACGTACATTACTTCTTTTACCGCTTTAACCACGCGCTCAGCATTTGGCAAGCTTGCTGCGATTAAAGTTGGTGAGTATGGAAGCGGAACGTCGGCACAGGTGATACGTAAAACAGGTGCATCTAAATAATCGAATGCATGTTTTTGTACCATGAAAGCAATCTCTCCAGAAAGAGAAGCCAAAGGCCATGCCTCTTCTACAACAACCAAACGGTTTGTTTTCTTAACAGAAGCGATGATGGTATCATAATCGATAGGACGTACAGTACGTAAATCGATCACTTCAACATTGATTCCTTCTTTAGTTAATTCTTCTACCGCTGGGTTTACAACGCGAGTTAACATTTTACCAAAGGTTACAATGGTTACATCAGTACCTTGTTTGGTTACATTTGCTTTTCCTAATTCGATATAGTACTCTTCTGCAGGAACATCGCCTTTATCGCCGTACATTACTTCAGACTCCATGAAGATAACTGGATCCTGATCTATAATTGATTGCTTTAATAATCCTTTTGCATCGTAAGGAGTAGCCGGAACTACCACTTTTAATCCTGGAGTATTTGCAAACCAGTTTTCGAAGTTTTGAGAGTGTTGTGCACCTAATTGACCTGCGTTGCCTGTTGGGCCACGGAAAACCATAGGGCATGAGAACTGACCACCACTCATTGATAAAATTTTAGCAGCACCGTTGATAATCTGGTCGATAGCTACTAATGAGAAGTTAAAGGTCATAAATTCCACAATTGGAATAAGGCCTGCTGTTGCTGCACCAGTTGCAATACCTGCGAAACCTAGTTCGGCAATCGGGGTATCGATAATGCGTTTCGCACCAAACTCATCAAGCATACCCTGACTTACTTTGTACGCACCGTTATATTCTGCTACTTCTTCACCTAATAAAAAAATGCGGTCATCTTTACGCATTTCTTCGCTCATGGCTTCGCGTAGTGCTTCTCTAAATTGGATTTCTCTCATTGTAAATTTTAATAACGGTGGCAAATATAATTATTAATCGCTTTGAAACCAAAGGCTAAAATGCCTATGTTTTGTAATAATTATAGGCAATCTGCCTAATTATTCAGCTGTATTTTTTGTTCATCTGCTAAAAGAAGAAATAATATTGGGCAATTGTGTTTTTGATTAGCTTAATGTATCAAAGCTTATGCTTTTTCCGAAATATCTTGTTCAAAATGAATAATATTACTGCTATTGTTTAAAATAGAAAAATTGGTTCATAATAGATCTCTCCGCTCCGCCATGCTCCGGTCGAGATGACGACCCTTTTTATTAAGAGCCTCATTTTTTGCCATGATTTAATGATTTGGGTTTAATAATCCATAAATTTCGCTGTCGAGGAACTGACCTCCAAAGTAATAATTGTCTTTAAAAGATGCTTCTTTATAAAAGCCATGTTTAATTAACATTTGGCGAGACGCATCATTTTTAGGACTAACATTTGCGCAGATGCTATGTAAGTTCATATTTTTGAAACCGAAGGCAATTGTTTTTGCCAGAGCTTCAGAAACAATCCCTTTTCTCCAATAATCTGGATGTAACATATAACCAATCTCTGCTCTATGGTTTGCGTAATCAGTTCGCCAGTAGCCTACC from Flavobacterium sp. W4I14 includes these protein-coding regions:
- a CDS encoding ribosomal-protein-alanine N-acetyltransferase (product_source=KO:K03790; cath_funfam=3.40.630.30; cog=COG1670; ko=KO:K03790; pfam=PF13302; superfamily=55729); the protein is MLTLNFTKFPILETDRLILREHDLADAEALFAMRTNENVMKYIYRERPKDLLEIKSFLTAFNKGFENGDNLAWVIALKDNPKKMIGSVGYWRTDYANHRAEIGYMLHPDYWRKGIVSEALAKTIAFGFKNMNLHSICANVSPKNDASRQMLIKHGFYKEASFKDNYYFGGQFLDSEIYGLLNPNH
- a CDS encoding pyruvate dehydrogenase E1 component beta subunit (product_source=KO:K00162; cath_funfam=3.40.50.920,3.40.50.970; cog=COG0022; ko=KO:K00162; pfam=PF02779,PF02780; superfamily=52518,52922), giving the protein MREIQFREALREAMSEEMRKDDRIFLLGEEVAEYNGAYKVSQGMLDEFGAKRIIDTPIAELGFAGIATGAATAGLIPIVEFMTFNFSLVAIDQIINGAAKILSMSGGQFSCPMVFRGPTGNAGQLGAQHSQNFENWFANTPGLKVVVPATPYDAKGLLKQSIIDQDPVIFMESEVMYGDKGDVPAEEYYIELGKANVTKQGTDVTIVTFGKMLTRVVNPAVEELTKEGINVEVIDLRTVRPIDYDTIIASVKKTNRLVVVEEAWPLASLSGEIAFMVQKHAFDYLDAPVLRITCADVPLPYSPTLIAASLPNAERVVKAVKEVMYVKK